One region of Polynucleobacter sp. MWH-Aus1W21 genomic DNA includes:
- a CDS encoding YqgE/AlgH family protein, which translates to MPDSSISFSANHLANQLLVAMPGMVDPNFAGSVIYLFEHTERGAMGLVVNRPTEVNLCTLFDKIDLKLEIAPLLDQPVYFGGPVQVERGFVLHESNPNLSYSSSLIIPGGLTMTTSKDVLEAVAGGTGPQQFLMTLGYAGWGAGQLEEEITLNGWINVPLNRERMMDIIFNTPSSQRYQKAMNHLGFDPSDLSGEAGHA; encoded by the coding sequence ATGCCGGATTCATCTATTTCTTTCTCTGCCAATCACCTTGCCAATCAGCTCTTGGTTGCGATGCCAGGCATGGTGGATCCTAATTTTGCTGGCTCTGTAATTTATCTCTTTGAGCATACCGAAAGAGGTGCAATGGGCTTGGTTGTGAATAGGCCAACCGAGGTTAATTTATGTACTCTTTTTGACAAAATTGATCTCAAATTAGAAATTGCTCCGTTGTTAGATCAACCGGTCTACTTTGGTGGTCCTGTGCAAGTAGAGCGCGGGTTTGTTTTGCATGAATCCAACCCCAACCTGTCTTATAGCTCCTCATTGATTATTCCTGGAGGTCTAACCATGACCACCTCTAAAGATGTGTTGGAGGCGGTAGCTGGAGGCACTGGACCACAACAGTTTTTGATGACCTTGGGTTATGCGGGTTGGGGCGCTGGCCAGCTCGAAGAAGAAATCACACTCAACGGCTGGATCAACGTTCCGCTGAATCGTGAGCGAATGATGGACATCATCTTTAATACTCCCTCAAGCCAACGCTACCAAAAGGCTATGAATCATTTGGGCTTTGATCCATCTGATCTTTCAGGAGAGGCGGGGCATGCTTAA
- the pyrR gene encoding bifunctional pyr operon transcriptional regulator/uracil phosphoribosyltransferase PyrR, with protein MNAEQLYEKLLAKLRELKQVSSFELVGLAMGGAWIAERLAKDLALPHYGVINVAFHRDDYAEKGMTALRTARTMTTNLPFDVNGANVMLIDDVLLTGRTVRAALNELFDFGRPAQVELMVLADRGNRELPVSANFAAEIISVPDHQILALEKDAAGKFSFVIEERE; from the coding sequence ATGAATGCAGAACAGTTATACGAAAAATTACTAGCAAAACTTCGCGAGCTTAAACAAGTGAGCTCGTTTGAGCTGGTTGGACTTGCAATGGGGGGAGCATGGATTGCTGAGCGTCTAGCCAAAGATCTAGCCTTGCCGCACTATGGGGTCATTAATGTGGCTTTTCATCGAGATGATTACGCTGAGAAGGGCATGACAGCACTTCGTACTGCTAGGACGATGACAACAAATCTGCCATTTGATGTGAATGGCGCTAATGTGATGTTGATTGATGATGTTCTATTGACCGGCAGAACTGTCAGGGCTGCGTTAAATGAGTTATTTGATTTTGGTAGACCAGCACAAGTCGAGTTGATGGTGTTGGCTGATCGCGGTAACCGAGAGCTTCCAGTAAGTGCTAACTTTGCCGCTGAAATAATAAGCGTGCCAGACCATCAAATTTTGGCTTTAGAGAAAGATGCGGCTGGTAAGTTTAGTTTCGTAATAGAGGAGCGCGAGTAA
- the ruvX gene encoding Holliday junction resolvase RuvX — MLKSSASNAPMTVMAFDYGTRRVGVAVGNTVTRAGEPLKTIAAPSADVLFRDIEMLLAEWQPNQLVIGRPTHPDGVPHEMTVKAVRFGNQLHGRFQLPVAWVDERYTSAVLEGGAQMRDNLDAHSAALILEQYFLELDARVAD, encoded by the coding sequence ATGCTTAAGTCTAGTGCCTCAAATGCGCCCATGACGGTGATGGCATTTGACTATGGAACACGCCGTGTAGGTGTTGCAGTAGGTAATACGGTAACGAGGGCAGGTGAACCCTTAAAAACTATTGCAGCTCCAAGTGCCGATGTCTTGTTTAGAGATATAGAAATGCTCCTGGCAGAGTGGCAGCCCAATCAGTTGGTAATAGGTAGGCCCACCCATCCAGATGGCGTACCCCATGAGATGACTGTCAAGGCAGTCCGCTTTGGTAACCAATTACATGGCCGCTTTCAGTTGCCGGTAGCTTGGGTGGATGAGCGCTACACTTCAGCAGTTTTGGAGGGTGGCGCCCAGATGCGGGACAATCTAGATGCGCATTCGGCAGCCCTTATTCTGGAGCAATATTTTTTAGAGTTAGATGCTAGGGTCGCCGATTAA
- a CDS encoding deoxyribodipyrimidine photo-lyase: protein MQKALVWLRRDLRLYDNAALHHALTESGQVWLTFVFDIEILKPLLEGELDAKGLKHDRRVDFIWQGIKQIDDQLKIQGGGLIVCFGKPTDCIPQIAKDLGVATVFTNHDYEPSAIARDDQVKNSLDTLGIGFESFKDQVIFEKKEILTNSNTVFSIFTPYKNNWLKTLQEKDLAAYECNPKPGQLAAIPKNLSQPLPSLESMGFCPTGIESYLPPGSEGGQTFLEDFLSRIDQYQIGRDFPAIKGVSYLSTHLRFGMLSIRGLVREAHRRMLAGSMGATIWLSELIWRDFYFMILANHPRLAKGASFKPDYDNIAWESGATAKKLFTAWCEGKTGYPLVDAAMHQLNQSGYMHNRLRMVVASFLTKDLGIDWRWGEAYFAEHLNDFELSSNNGGWQWASSSGCDAQPYFRIFNPITQSEKFDSEGKFIKRYLPQLEKLSKKSIHAPWKAGHIELEAAGISLGRNYPLPIVDHDEARKKTLVRYSVVKKIA, encoded by the coding sequence ATGCAAAAAGCACTAGTTTGGCTACGCCGCGATCTCCGTCTTTATGACAATGCCGCCCTACATCACGCCCTCACTGAAAGTGGGCAGGTTTGGCTTACCTTTGTCTTTGATATTGAAATTCTTAAACCACTGCTCGAGGGTGAGCTTGATGCCAAAGGGCTTAAGCACGATCGCCGAGTGGATTTTATTTGGCAAGGTATTAAACAAATTGATGATCAGCTAAAAATACAAGGTGGCGGACTCATTGTTTGTTTTGGCAAACCTACAGACTGCATTCCCCAAATTGCTAAAGATCTTGGCGTTGCTACAGTCTTTACCAATCACGATTACGAGCCATCTGCAATTGCACGCGATGATCAAGTAAAAAATAGCTTGGATACATTAGGCATTGGATTTGAAAGCTTTAAAGATCAGGTAATTTTTGAGAAGAAAGAAATTCTAACCAATTCCAATACTGTATTTTCTATCTTTACACCATACAAAAATAATTGGCTGAAAACACTTCAAGAAAAAGATCTTGCTGCTTACGAATGCAATCCAAAGCCGGGACAACTTGCAGCTATACCTAAAAATTTAAGCCAGCCATTGCCCTCTCTAGAGTCCATGGGCTTTTGCCCTACTGGCATTGAGAGCTACTTGCCGCCTGGCTCAGAGGGCGGTCAAACTTTCTTAGAGGACTTCCTCTCTCGTATTGATCAGTACCAAATTGGCAGAGACTTTCCTGCAATTAAAGGTGTGAGCTATCTATCAACCCACTTACGTTTTGGCATGCTATCGATTCGAGGTTTAGTACGAGAAGCCCATCGTCGCATGTTGGCCGGCAGTATGGGCGCTACCATTTGGTTAAGCGAATTAATTTGGCGTGATTTTTATTTCATGATTCTGGCCAATCATCCGCGCCTCGCTAAAGGCGCATCGTTTAAGCCCGACTACGACAATATTGCGTGGGAGAGTGGCGCCACTGCCAAGAAATTATTTACCGCTTGGTGCGAAGGCAAGACTGGTTACCCACTTGTTGATGCAGCAATGCATCAACTTAACCAAAGTGGCTACATGCACAATCGACTACGTATGGTTGTAGCAAGTTTTTTAACAAAAGATTTAGGAATCGATTGGCGCTGGGGTGAGGCCTATTTTGCCGAACACCTTAACGACTTTGAACTTTCTTCCAATAACGGCGGCTGGCAATGGGCCTCCTCATCTGGGTGTGATGCCCAACCCTACTTCCGCATCTTTAACCCCATTACTCAGTCAGAAAAGTTTGACTCGGAAGGCAAGTTCATCAAACGCTATCTTCCACAACTGGAAAAGCTGTCTAAGAAGTCGATTCATGCGCCCTGGAAGGCTGGCCACATCGAGCTAGAGGCAGCAGGCATCAGCCTCGGAAGAAATTATCCACTGCCAATAGTGGATCATGATGAAGCGCGTAAAAAGACACTAGTGCGCTATAGCGTTGTGAAAAAAATCGCTTAG
- a CDS encoding rubredoxin has protein sequence MEFKTYMCLICGWVYDEAAGLPDEGIAPGTLWKDVPMNWTCPECGARKEDFEMMAI, from the coding sequence ATGGAATTTAAAACATACATGTGTTTAATTTGCGGTTGGGTTTATGACGAAGCCGCAGGATTGCCAGATGAAGGTATAGCGCCAGGAACACTTTGGAAAGATGTCCCAATGAATTGGACCTGCCCAGAGTGCGGTGCCCGCAAAGAAGATTTTGAAATGATGGCAATTTAA
- the hemL gene encoding glutamate-1-semialdehyde 2,1-aminomutase, whose amino-acid sequence MAKVDQNEALFERAQKTIPGGVNSPVRAFRQVGGTPRFVAKAKGPYFWDANDKRYIDLIMSWGPMIVGHANPEVVAAVQKAAETSFSYGAPTEGEIELAERICALMPSVEQVRMVSSGTEATMSALRLARGYTGRDLIIKFEGCYHGHADSLLVKAGSGLLTFADSTQNAPSSGGVPQDLVKHTLVLPYNDVSAIEEVFKKQCDQIAAVIIEPIAGNMNLIQPSKAFLDAIRSLTDKHGAVLIYDEVMTGFRVALGGAQSLQGITPDLTCLGKVMGGGMPMAAFGGKKEIMSKLAPLGNVYQAGTLSGNPVAVAAGLKTLEIISREGFYECLTGQTQKLMAALKAAADKNNIPFAVDSVGGMFGFYFTDHVPTSFEAVTKSNIDAFKKFFHLMLDEGVYLAPSAYEAGFTSIAHDNAVLDEIIAAAENSFKNL is encoded by the coding sequence ATGGCAAAAGTAGATCAAAACGAAGCGCTGTTTGAACGTGCACAAAAAACAATTCCTGGAGGGGTGAACTCCCCAGTAAGAGCATTCCGTCAAGTGGGCGGAACGCCACGTTTTGTTGCTAAAGCCAAGGGCCCTTATTTTTGGGATGCCAATGACAAGCGTTATATCGATTTAATTATGTCCTGGGGCCCGATGATTGTGGGTCATGCAAACCCTGAAGTAGTAGCTGCTGTTCAGAAAGCTGCAGAAACTAGCTTTAGCTATGGCGCGCCGACAGAAGGTGAAATTGAGTTAGCTGAGCGTATTTGCGCTTTGATGCCAAGTGTTGAGCAAGTGCGCATGGTATCAAGTGGTACAGAGGCAACGATGAGTGCCTTGCGCTTGGCTCGCGGCTATACCGGACGGGATTTGATTATCAAGTTTGAGGGTTGCTATCACGGTCATGCAGATAGTCTTTTGGTAAAGGCAGGCTCAGGCTTATTGACGTTTGCTGACTCTACGCAAAATGCCCCCTCTTCTGGAGGTGTTCCGCAAGATTTGGTTAAACATACTTTGGTATTGCCATACAACGATGTCTCTGCGATTGAGGAAGTATTTAAAAAGCAGTGCGATCAAATTGCTGCAGTCATCATCGAGCCAATCGCTGGCAATATGAATCTCATTCAACCATCTAAAGCATTTTTGGATGCGATCAGATCTCTGACTGATAAGCATGGCGCTGTATTGATCTATGACGAGGTCATGACCGGCTTTAGAGTGGCATTGGGCGGTGCTCAGTCATTGCAAGGCATTACCCCAGACCTGACTTGCTTAGGTAAGGTGATGGGCGGCGGCATGCCGATGGCGGCTTTTGGCGGTAAGAAAGAAATCATGTCCAAGCTTGCGCCCCTGGGTAATGTGTATCAGGCTGGCACGCTCTCCGGTAATCCAGTGGCTGTAGCTGCAGGCTTAAAGACTCTCGAGATTATTTCGCGAGAGGGGTTTTACGAGTGCTTAACGGGGCAAACCCAAAAGCTCATGGCCGCTTTAAAAGCTGCTGCTGATAAAAACAATATCCCTTTTGCGGTAGATAGTGTGGGCGGTATGTTTGGGTTTTACTTTACCGATCACGTTCCGACTTCTTTTGAAGCGGTGACTAAATCTAATATTGATGCCTTTAAGAAATTCTTTCATTTGATGTTAGATGAAGGTGTGTATTTAGCACCATCTGCATATGAGGCAGGTTTTACATCGATTGCGCATGACAACGCTGTACTCGATGAAATTATTGCCGCAGCCGAGAATTCTTTTAAAAATCTTTAA
- a CDS encoding class I SAM-dependent RNA methyltransferase: MRFFVVCPGGLEVPLAQELAEIAGRPECKVLGSWVIDPTPTSPTGGVGLAAPISAAMALNLHSRIASRVLLQMAQAPYRQEDDLYKLASGLAWEEWFTSKQTLRVDVTAHRSPLKSLNFATLKIKDAIVDRLRDVTGDRPSIDTAFPDVRVQAHLTATQVTIYLDTSGEALFKRGWRDEKGDAPLKENLAAGILSFTSWKPGQTLFDPMCGSGTFLIEAAQMSLSIPPGAIRAGMYGDDAKPSRLAYRPLVTSAHGFGFQRLKPFNEAAEQKRWVDLKEAALAQMLEKRKQYPSVDALKITGGDINEKLVSMFKGNWQRAQLPDQPVVRQIDALSAKPPGSINEGVMLLNPPYGERLVIKGGRGQDRTASADDADEPDNRFELNLETGRQSAKRSSRESLKKLQAQEEQDPKFVEFLRQFGQHLKDDFGGWNIFVLTADMALPGQLRIKESKRTPLFNGPLECRLFKFEMHAKRPT, encoded by the coding sequence ATGAGATTTTTTGTTGTATGCCCAGGCGGTTTAGAAGTGCCGCTTGCCCAGGAGCTGGCAGAGATTGCTGGACGCCCAGAATGTAAGGTTTTAGGGTCATGGGTAATAGATCCAACGCCTACAAGTCCAACAGGTGGTGTTGGTTTGGCTGCGCCAATATCTGCCGCAATGGCGTTGAATTTGCATTCACGTATTGCAAGCCGTGTATTGCTGCAAATGGCACAAGCACCTTATCGACAAGAGGATGACCTCTATAAGTTGGCTAGTGGTTTAGCGTGGGAAGAGTGGTTTACCTCAAAGCAGACTTTGCGAGTTGATGTCACAGCCCATCGCTCTCCACTGAAAAGTCTGAATTTTGCAACGCTCAAAATTAAAGATGCGATTGTGGATCGCTTGCGTGATGTAACTGGAGATCGGCCTAGCATTGATACCGCTTTCCCGGATGTACGAGTACAAGCGCATTTAACTGCAACTCAAGTGACTATTTATTTAGATACTTCTGGTGAAGCCTTATTTAAGCGTGGCTGGCGTGATGAAAAAGGGGATGCGCCTCTGAAAGAAAATTTAGCTGCTGGCATTTTGTCTTTTACTAGTTGGAAGCCTGGTCAAACATTGTTTGATCCGATGTGCGGTAGTGGCACCTTTTTAATTGAGGCGGCTCAAATGAGCTTATCAATTCCGCCTGGCGCAATTCGCGCAGGCATGTACGGCGATGATGCCAAGCCAAGCCGATTGGCTTACCGCCCTTTAGTTACTTCAGCTCATGGTTTTGGCTTTCAGCGACTCAAGCCCTTTAATGAGGCTGCTGAGCAGAAGCGTTGGGTTGATTTAAAAGAGGCTGCTCTTGCGCAGATGTTGGAAAAGCGTAAGCAGTATCCAAGCGTTGACGCTTTAAAAATTACTGGCGGCGATATTAATGAAAAATTAGTATCCATGTTTAAGGGCAATTGGCAAAGGGCGCAATTGCCTGATCAGCCGGTAGTTCGTCAGATTGATGCCTTGTCTGCTAAGCCGCCGGGAAGTATTAATGAGGGCGTGATGTTGTTAAATCCCCCTTACGGTGAGCGATTAGTGATTAAGGGTGGTCGTGGCCAGGATCGCACTGCGAGCGCTGATGATGCAGATGAACCGGATAACCGTTTTGAGCTGAACTTAGAAACGGGTCGCCAAAGTGCAAAACGTTCTAGTCGTGAATCATTGAAAAAGCTGCAAGCTCAAGAAGAGCAGGATCCCAAGTTTGTGGAGTTTTTGCGTCAGTTTGGACAGCATCTCAAGGACGACTTTGGTGGATGGAATATATTTGTACTCACTGCAGATATGGCGCTTCCAGGCCAATTGCGCATTAAAGAATCTAAGCGTACCCCTTTGTTTAATGGCCCCCTCGAATGTCGTTTATTCAAGTTTGAAATGCATGCAAAGCGACCAACTTAA
- a CDS encoding GDP-L-fucose synthase, whose protein sequence is MNKAAKIYVAGHRGMVGSAITRLLAANGYQNILTRTHNELDLLNQEAVNEFLSVEKPDYIFIAAAKVGGIQANNIYRADFIYQNLMIECNLIHGAYQAGIKQLTSLGSSCIYPRNCPQPIKEEYLLTGPLEQTNEPYALAKIAGIKLCENYNRQYGTQFISLMPTNLYGPGDNYDLNNSHVLPALIRKAHEAKIRNDSQLIIWGSGNPRREFMHVDDLARASIMLMEQNYDGPFVNIGCGSDLTIKELAQEVVSVVGFKGQLQFDTSKPDGTPQKLLDVQKINQLGWKAEIALRPGIQDAYSWFLQHIAPSLYS, encoded by the coding sequence ATGAATAAGGCAGCAAAAATATATGTAGCCGGTCATCGCGGTATGGTTGGGAGCGCGATCACACGGCTTCTAGCCGCGAATGGGTATCAAAATATACTGACGCGTACACACAACGAACTAGACCTACTCAATCAAGAGGCAGTCAATGAATTTTTGAGTGTGGAGAAGCCGGATTATATTTTTATCGCCGCTGCCAAAGTTGGCGGGATCCAAGCGAATAATATTTATCGGGCGGATTTTATTTATCAAAACTTGATGATTGAGTGCAACTTAATTCACGGCGCCTACCAAGCCGGGATCAAACAGTTGACCTCCTTAGGATCGAGCTGCATTTACCCAAGAAATTGCCCTCAGCCAATTAAAGAGGAATATCTTCTGACTGGCCCTCTTGAGCAAACGAACGAGCCATATGCGCTTGCAAAGATTGCCGGTATCAAGCTTTGTGAAAACTATAACAGACAGTATGGGACTCAATTTATCAGCTTGATGCCGACTAATCTTTATGGGCCCGGCGATAATTATGATCTAAACAACTCTCATGTTCTGCCCGCACTTATTCGGAAGGCTCATGAGGCAAAAATACGCAATGATTCACAATTAATTATTTGGGGATCCGGAAACCCCCGCCGCGAATTTATGCACGTGGACGATTTAGCTAGAGCATCGATAATGCTCATGGAGCAAAACTATGACGGCCCTTTTGTTAATATCGGTTGCGGGTCCGATCTAACTATCAAAGAGCTTGCACAGGAGGTGGTCTCGGTAGTGGGCTTCAAGGGCCAACTGCAATTTGATACATCCAAACCTGACGGCACACCTCAAAAGCTATTGGATGTTCAAAAAATCAATCAGTTAGGCTGGAAAGCGGAAATTGCACTTCGCCCTGGAATTCAAGATGCCTATAGTTGGTTCTTGCAACATATCGCCCCAAGTCTTTATAGTTAG
- a CDS encoding CopD family protein, with protein MSNSYLWVKTFHIVFITSWFAGLFYLPRIFVNLAEEKNTEAYARLLGMADRLFRFMTILAVPAVMLGLILWLYFGIGRGDVWMHAKLFFVILVIGYHHACLSLLKKFRVGVNKRSGVWFRWFNEVPVILLVIIVALVLFKP; from the coding sequence ATGAGTAATTCTTACCTCTGGGTTAAAACTTTCCACATCGTATTTATTACATCTTGGTTTGCCGGTTTGTTTTACTTGCCTAGAATTTTTGTGAACTTGGCAGAAGAGAAAAATACTGAGGCTTATGCTCGCTTGCTGGGTATGGCTGATCGCCTGTTTCGTTTCATGACTATCTTGGCAGTTCCAGCGGTAATGCTGGGCTTAATACTTTGGCTCTACTTCGGAATTGGTCGTGGCGATGTGTGGATGCACGCTAAATTATTTTTTGTGATTTTAGTTATTGGTTATCACCATGCGTGTTTGAGCTTGCTCAAGAAGTTTCGTGTTGGAGTAAATAAGCGATCTGGAGTTTGGTTTCGTTGGTTTAATGAGGTGCCAGTTATCTTGCTAGTCATTATTGTTGCTTTGGTATTGTTTAAACCTTAA
- a CDS encoding symmetrical bis(5'-nucleosyl)-tetraphosphatase, translating to MSKIYAVGDVQGCAPSLKALVKKLPAKSKMIFLGDLVNRGPDSLGALRYLKTLQESGRAECILGNHDLHLLAIDAGLRKTKGLDTVEPILNAPDRAELIDWLRKRPMALSNGKVLTVHAGVLPQWDLQQTIECAQEVEKALRSKSYKSFLANMYGNTPTKWSKSLKGYERLRVITNALTRMRFCSPTGQMEFESKEGLEDGPKGYTPWFMAPHRKTTDTLIYFGHWSTLGLLRKHNVIGLDTGCVWGGKLTALEISESNKDNKNSDIVQVDGYDHPLRM from the coding sequence ATGAGCAAGATCTATGCCGTAGGTGATGTCCAAGGCTGCGCACCTTCGTTAAAAGCCTTAGTGAAAAAACTCCCCGCAAAATCTAAAATGATTTTTCTGGGTGACTTGGTTAATCGTGGACCCGATTCATTGGGTGCATTACGCTATTTAAAAACATTGCAAGAATCGGGTCGTGCGGAGTGCATCTTAGGCAATCATGACTTACACCTTCTGGCGATTGATGCCGGTCTTCGCAAAACCAAAGGACTAGATACGGTTGAGCCCATCTTGAACGCGCCTGATCGCGCAGAGCTCATTGACTGGTTACGAAAGCGTCCTATGGCATTAAGTAACGGCAAAGTACTTACAGTTCATGCGGGGGTGCTACCGCAATGGGATCTACAACAAACCATTGAATGTGCTCAAGAAGTAGAGAAAGCGTTACGTAGTAAGTCTTACAAAAGTTTTCTGGCCAATATGTATGGCAATACTCCAACCAAATGGAGTAAATCTCTCAAGGGTTATGAGCGCTTACGCGTCATCACCAATGCATTAACCCGTATGCGGTTTTGCAGCCCTACTGGTCAAATGGAGTTTGAAAGCAAAGAAGGCTTAGAGGATGGTCCTAAGGGCTACACCCCTTGGTTTATGGCGCCTCACAGAAAGACCACTGATACATTAATTTACTTTGGGCACTGGTCCACATTAGGATTACTACGCAAACACAATGTGATTGGCCTCGATACTGGCTGCGTCTGGGGTGGAAAGCTGACTGCTCTTGAGATTTCGGAATCCAATAAAGACAACAAGAATTCAGACATCGTTCAAGTAGATGGTTATGACCACCCACTCAGAATGTAA
- a CDS encoding aspartate carbamoyltransferase catalytic subunit, translated as MSSIFKPVNQFNAAGELTHLLTLEGLPKEQIVHILDTAQQFVSVTDPSREVKKVPLLRGKSVFNLFFENSTRTRTTFEIAAKRLSADVINLDISTSSTAKGESLLDTIDNLVAMQADIFVVRHGVSRAPIEIANHVPAHVHVVNAGDGSHQHPTQGLLDMYTMRHFKQSFKGLKVAIVGDIVHSRVAKSNIHALTTLGCEDIRAIGPESLLPSNLDMLGVKVFHSMEEGLKDVDVVMTLRIQKERMEVGQVPEGDAFFKQYGLTPVRLALAKPDAIVMHPGPMNRGVEIDSVVADGPQSVILNQVTFGIAVRMAVMSIVAGN; from the coding sequence ATGAGTTCGATATTTAAACCAGTCAACCAATTTAATGCTGCGGGTGAACTCACGCATCTTCTTACTCTAGAAGGTCTGCCTAAAGAGCAAATCGTTCATATCCTAGATACTGCTCAGCAGTTTGTGAGCGTTACCGATCCATCGCGTGAAGTAAAGAAAGTTCCCCTGCTGAGAGGTAAGAGTGTATTTAATCTTTTCTTCGAAAACTCTACACGTACAAGAACGACTTTTGAAATTGCTGCAAAGCGTTTATCGGCAGATGTGATTAACTTAGATATTTCTACATCATCTACTGCTAAAGGCGAAAGCCTACTCGACACCATCGATAACTTGGTGGCAATGCAGGCGGATATTTTTGTCGTGCGTCATGGGGTATCTAGAGCTCCCATTGAAATAGCCAATCATGTGCCAGCTCATGTGCATGTGGTTAATGCTGGTGATGGCAGTCATCAGCATCCAACTCAAGGCTTGCTAGATATGTATACGATGCGTCATTTCAAGCAAAGTTTTAAAGGTTTGAAAGTCGCGATTGTGGGCGACATTGTGCATAGTCGTGTAGCGAAGTCCAATATTCATGCATTAACGACTTTGGGTTGTGAGGATATCCGCGCCATTGGTCCAGAGAGTCTCTTGCCAAGTAATTTAGATATGTTGGGTGTCAAAGTCTTCCATAGTATGGAAGAGGGGCTGAAAGACGTAGATGTTGTCATGACATTACGCATTCAAAAGGAGCGCATGGAAGTTGGCCAGGTTCCTGAGGGCGACGCATTCTTTAAGCAGTACGGCTTAACGCCAGTTCGTTTAGCTTTGGCCAAACCTGATGCTATTGTGATGCACCCCGGCCCTATGAACCGCGGAGTGGAGATTGATTCGGTGGTCGCAGATGGCCCACAGTCAGTCATCTTGAATCAGGTTACTTTTGGTATCGCAGTACGTATGGCCGTCATGTCGATCGTAGCTGGAAATTAA
- a CDS encoding mannose-1-phosphate guanylyltransferase/mannose-6-phosphate isomerase: MKLNFSTVIICGGAGSRLWPVSRENRPKVFMPVSSQQSLLSETASRIKSENPWLCVVTSESLGFQVLADLKSSQQEANLTIIEPLRRNTAPAVLFAAMAANDAGRGDIPMLVLPADHVIQDKIGFEMAVAKAVDFAKSGNLVTFGIPPTHPETGYGYLKLGGVALTPSKSEGRVVEQFVEKPALTIAEQYVSAGNFHWNSGMFCFTPKALLQAANQIAPNLLNQVKECWQASGSEVSKENSLALDKNTMALIDDISLDYAIMEKASNVVSVNASFDWDDVGSWDAMAKHFPQDEFGNATQGKAIFIDSSNNFVFGRERLIAAVGLDNLIIVDTPDALLISAKGHSQSVKKVVDLLNKVQDERATYHSTVHRPWGTYTVIEEGPDYKIKRIVVQPGGKLSLQMHHHRNEHWVVISGKAEIINGDKVLHLNANESTYIPKKTQHRLTNLGDIPLVIIEAQVGEYLGEDDIIRFDDQYGRL; this comes from the coding sequence ATGAAATTAAACTTTTCGACGGTAATTATTTGTGGGGGCGCAGGCTCTCGTCTTTGGCCTGTTTCTCGTGAAAACCGTCCTAAAGTTTTTATGCCGGTCTCTAGCCAGCAATCTCTTTTAAGTGAAACTGCAAGCCGAATTAAATCTGAAAACCCTTGGCTATGCGTTGTCACTTCAGAAAGTCTAGGATTCCAAGTTTTAGCCGATCTAAAAAGCTCTCAACAAGAGGCTAACCTAACAATCATTGAGCCACTTCGACGCAATACTGCTCCAGCAGTTCTTTTTGCAGCCATGGCAGCTAATGATGCAGGACGCGGTGACATTCCTATGCTCGTACTTCCAGCGGATCATGTTATTCAAGATAAGATCGGTTTTGAAATGGCAGTCGCGAAGGCGGTTGATTTTGCGAAATCAGGAAATTTGGTTACTTTTGGAATTCCCCCAACACATCCAGAAACCGGTTATGGATATCTTAAGCTCGGCGGAGTTGCTCTTACGCCTTCCAAATCAGAAGGTCGAGTAGTTGAACAGTTTGTTGAAAAGCCGGCGCTGACCATAGCAGAGCAATACGTTTCGGCAGGTAATTTTCACTGGAATTCGGGGATGTTTTGCTTTACTCCAAAAGCGCTCTTACAGGCCGCCAATCAAATTGCACCAAACCTACTAAACCAAGTAAAAGAATGCTGGCAAGCAAGCGGTTCTGAGGTTAGCAAAGAAAACTCTCTAGCGCTTGATAAAAATACCATGGCCTTGATAGACGATATTTCACTAGACTATGCAATCATGGAAAAAGCATCGAATGTAGTTTCAGTAAATGCCAGTTTCGATTGGGATGATGTTGGATCATGGGATGCCATGGCAAAACATTTCCCTCAAGATGAATTTGGCAATGCGACGCAAGGAAAGGCCATTTTTATAGATTCGAGCAATAACTTTGTATTTGGCAGAGAACGGCTCATTGCTGCAGTTGGTCTAGATAACCTTATCATCGTTGATACACCCGATGCCCTACTCATTAGCGCCAAAGGGCACTCGCAATCTGTTAAAAAAGTTGTTGATCTACTAAACAAAGTACAAGATGAGCGCGCTACCTATCACAGCACGGTCCATCGACCTTGGGGAACCTATACCGTCATTGAGGAAGGGCCAGACTACAAAATCAAACGGATCGTCGTTCAACCTGGCGGCAAGCTATCACTTCAAATGCACCATCACCGTAACGAACATTGGGTGGTAATTTCTGGGAAAGCAGAAATTATTAATGGCGATAAGGTGCTTCATTTGAATGCTAATGAATCCACCTACATCCCCAAAAAAACCCAACATCGCCTCACAAACTTAGGCGATATTCCCCTTGTAATTATTGAGGCTCAAGTAGGTGAATACTTGGGAGAGGATGACATCATTAGATTTGACGACCAGTATGGTCGCCTTTAA